In one Aricia agestis chromosome 5, ilAriAges1.1, whole genome shotgun sequence genomic region, the following are encoded:
- the LOC121726832 gene encoding 2-acylglycerol O-acyltransferase 2-A-like isoform X2 codes for MDVSTETVSNESRICQEKIILEVIKELCRDKNKLSSNLKEKVLNIVADTDLSHHSSLHKLSTTDDGTSTLLGLINVSSTELTFEEQAELNQAIIQKIQSKIPLFSTELENINKNIISQQHTHKDTIQKLQESVDDKLNALKEQEHEKIDLMAQWLNHRLHDVAKFSSSMSELGIKWAPLDLPMQRRLQTLGALAWVIITLCGEPLCILAFFKLIYSAYWWLGILYAVWMINDIEVCHRGGRKIEWVRNWKLWSYYADYFPIQLRKTSELDPDKNYLLAVFPHGVVSSGIMGAFASNSRHVNKIFPGMSFNFITLAGHFSVPFFRDFILSLGGCSSSQESLLYLLDKKKRKGNGVILMVGGAAEALNSHPGEYTVVLKRRKGFIRVAMKSGAPLVPVFSFGEPDVYRPLDNPQDSWTRKIQEKVREITGISPIFLIGRGIFQYSFGILPMRAPINVVVGAPMEVERNLDPTDEEVNAVHAQFTEKLIQLFESEKSKYLQNHENTELIIT; via the exons atggatGTTAGTACAGAAACTGTTTCCAACGAAAGTCGAATCTGCcaggaaaaaataattttagaagtTATCAAAGAACTGTGCCGTGATAAAAACAAACTGTCTTCTAATTTAAAGGAAAAAGTGTTAAACATAGTCGCCGACACAGATCTATCACATCATTCGAGTTTACACAAACTAAGTACTACTGATGATGGTACTTCTACATTACTGG GTCTTATAAACGTTTCCTCTACTGAACTAACATTTGAAGAGCAGGCTGAACTGAATCAGGCAATTATACAGAAGATTCAATCTAAAATTCCATTGTTTTCGACAGAGttggaaaatattaataaaaacattattagtCAACAACATACACACAAAGACACCATACAGAAACTACAGGAAAGTGTTGATGACAAGCTCAACGCATTAAAAGAACAGGAACATGAGAAAATAGATCTCATGGCACAGTGGCTTAATCACAGACTTCATGATGTAGCCAAGTTCAGTTCCAGTATGAGTGAAC TCGGCATAAAATGGGCTCCCCTGGACCTACCGATGCAGCGCCGCCTCCAGACCCTAGGGGCTCTCGCCTGGGTCATCATCACCCTGTGCGGTGAACCGCTTTGTATACTCGCCTTCTTCAAGCTCATATACTCGGCGTACTGGTGGCTGGGTATCCTGTATGCCGTGTGGATGATAAACGACATAGAAGTATGCCATAGGGGCGGAAGGAA aatcgAATGGGTCAGGAATTGGAAGCTATGGAGCTACTACGCCGACTATTTTCCAATCCAGCTGCGGAAAACATCAGAATTGGATCCAGACAAGAATTACCTACTAGCAGTGTTTCCTCACGGAGTCGTCAGCTCTGGTATCATGGGCGCCTTCGCCTCCAACAGTCGGCACGTGAATAAGATCTTCCCGGGAATGTCTTTCAATTTCATCACCCTGGCTGGTCACTTTTCGGTGCCATTTTTCAGGGATTTCATCCTCAGTCTGGGTGGATGCTCCTCCTCTCAAGAAAGTCTGCTTTATTTGCTGGATAAGAAGAAGAGGAAAGGCAATGGAGTTATACTTATGGTGGGTGGAGCGGCAGAAGCCTTAAATTCACATCCGGGAGAATATACAGTGGTGTTGAAGAGACGAAAAGGTTTTATTCGCGTCGCTATGAAGTCTGG GGCTCCACTCGTGCCTGTATTTTCATTCGGCGAACCTGATGTGTACCGACCTCTGGATAATCCTCAAGACAGCTGGACGAGGAAAATACAGGAGAAGGTCCGAGAAATTACTGGAATCTCCCCCATATTCCTCATAGGGAGAGGAATATTCCAGTACTCTTTCGGGATCCTGCCTATGAGGGCTCCTATTAATGTTGTCG TTGGCGCCCCTATGGAAGTAGAGAGGAATCTCGATCCGACCGACGAAGAGGTAAACGCCGTGCATGCGCAATTCACAGAGAAGTTGATACAGCTGTTCGAGAGTGAGAAATCCAAGTACTTACAGAATCATGAAAACACCGAGCTTATTATAACGTAG
- the LOC121726832 gene encoding 2-acylglycerol O-acyltransferase 2-A-like isoform X1 has product MIHAILGLFIRISNAFGIKWAPLDLPMQRRLQTLGALAWVIITLCGEPLCILAFFKLIYSAYWWLGILYAVWMINDIEVCHRGGRKIEWVRNWKLWSYYADYFPIQLRKTSELDPDKNYLLAVFPHGVVSSGIMGAFASNSRHVNKIFPGMSFNFITLAGHFSVPFFRDFILSLGGCSSSQESLLYLLDKKKRKGNGVILMVGGAAEALNSHPGEYTVVLKRRKGFIRVAMKSGAPLVPVFSFGEPDVYRPLDNPQDSWTRKIQEKVREITGISPIFLIGRGIFQYSFGILPMRAPINVVVGAPMEVERNLDPTDEEVNAVHAQFTEKLIQLFESEKSKYLQNHENTELIIT; this is encoded by the exons ATGATTCACGCGATTTTAGGATTGTTTAT TCGTATCTCAAACGCATTCGGCATAAAATGGGCTCCCCTGGACCTACCGATGCAGCGCCGCCTCCAGACCCTAGGGGCTCTCGCCTGGGTCATCATCACCCTGTGCGGTGAACCGCTTTGTATACTCGCCTTCTTCAAGCTCATATACTCGGCGTACTGGTGGCTGGGTATCCTGTATGCCGTGTGGATGATAAACGACATAGAAGTATGCCATAGGGGCGGAAGGAA aatcgAATGGGTCAGGAATTGGAAGCTATGGAGCTACTACGCCGACTATTTTCCAATCCAGCTGCGGAAAACATCAGAATTGGATCCAGACAAGAATTACCTACTAGCAGTGTTTCCTCACGGAGTCGTCAGCTCTGGTATCATGGGCGCCTTCGCCTCCAACAGTCGGCACGTGAATAAGATCTTCCCGGGAATGTCTTTCAATTTCATCACCCTGGCTGGTCACTTTTCGGTGCCATTTTTCAGGGATTTCATCCTCAGTCTGGGTGGATGCTCCTCCTCTCAAGAAAGTCTGCTTTATTTGCTGGATAAGAAGAAGAGGAAAGGCAATGGAGTTATACTTATGGTGGGTGGAGCGGCAGAAGCCTTAAATTCACATCCGGGAGAATATACAGTGGTGTTGAAGAGACGAAAAGGTTTTATTCGCGTCGCTATGAAGTCTGG GGCTCCACTCGTGCCTGTATTTTCATTCGGCGAACCTGATGTGTACCGACCTCTGGATAATCCTCAAGACAGCTGGACGAGGAAAATACAGGAGAAGGTCCGAGAAATTACTGGAATCTCCCCCATATTCCTCATAGGGAGAGGAATATTCCAGTACTCTTTCGGGATCCTGCCTATGAGGGCTCCTATTAATGTTGTCG TTGGCGCCCCTATGGAAGTAGAGAGGAATCTCGATCCGACCGACGAAGAGGTAAACGCCGTGCATGCGCAATTCACAGAGAAGTTGATACAGCTGTTCGAGAGTGAGAAATCCAAGTACTTACAGAATCATGAAAACACCGAGCTTATTATAACGTAG